The following proteins come from a genomic window of Bactrocera tryoni isolate S06 chromosome 1, CSIRO_BtryS06_freeze2, whole genome shotgun sequence:
- the LOC120781749 gene encoding arrestin domain-containing protein 17 has translation MGLKGCEIQLDNPWNTYYAGQTINGQVKLTFDSAKKVRGIIIRFLGEANTEWSETKTVTTSEGKTEQETETLRGHEEYFQIQYYLLGGKNSSETELPAGTHTYPFTCALPPTLPSSFEGEFGHVRYTVKVTLDRPWKFDQDMKMAFTVISPVDLNVNPRVKEPYKLELEKSFCCFCCRSGPLSVITTVPVTGYVSGQTIPITCECDNASNVGITSVKFILRKRVTFQVNQPRAEKKQSKITISELSIGPVAGGETRTFTQQLEIPALPPTNLLNCGIISLDYDLHIECDVSGPHRNLSGNIPIILGTIPLASFKPPAPYTDVPAQIPSQQQQDQDPSLAPTQPVSPASPPSDGAGGALGWNVADSAGGQLYPNIPPPQFVETQFRAPKITGIEDSEHTTIVGDANFAPRYPTFQFNNATAPPHH, from the exons ATGGGACTTAAAGGTTGTGAAATTCAATTAGATAATCCATGGAACACATACTATGCGGGACAAACCATTAATGGACAAGTGAAATTGACTTTTGATTCAGCGAAAAAAGTACGAG GCATTATAATTAGGTTCCTGGGCGAAGCCAACACTGAATGGTCGGAAACAAAAACCGTGACCACAAGCGAAGGAAAGACTGAACAGGAAACGGAAACCTTACGCGGCCATGAAGAGTATTTCCAAATACAATACTATCTTTTGGGCGGAAAGAATA GTTCCGAAACTGAACTCCCAGCTGGCACGCACACTTAccccttcacatgtgcattgCCGCCTACATTACCCTCTTCATTTGAAGGTGAATTCGGTCATGTACGTTACACTGTTAAGGTAACACTAGATCGTCCATGGAAATTTGATCAGGATATGAAAATGGCTTTCACGGTAATCTCTCCAGTCGATCTTAACGTCAACCCACGTGTAAAG gAGCCATATAAGCTGGAGTTGGAGAAGAGTTTTTGCTGCTTCTGTTGTCGTTCTGGTCCATTATCGGTAATCACCACCGTGCCGGTGACTGGCTACGTATCAGGCCAAACAATACCAATCACTTGTGAATGCGATAATGCCAGTAATGTTGGCATCACATCGGTTAAGTTTATTTTACGCAAACGGGTCACGTTCCAAGTAAACCAACCGCGTGCGGAAAAGAAACAAAGCAAAATTACAATATCCGAATTGAGCATTGGCCCAGTTGCGGGCGGCGAGACACGCACATTTACGCAACAATTGGAAATACCAGCACTGCCACCAACAAATTTACTCAACTGTGGAATTATATCGTTGGATTATGACTTACAT ATTGAATGCGACGTCAGCGGTCCGCATCGTAATTTATCTGGTAACATACCAATTATTCTGGGTACAATTCCTTTGGCATCATTCAAGCCACCGGCACCCTATACAGATGTGCCGGCGCAAATACCatcgcagcaacaacaagatcAAGATCCATCACTGGCACCAACGCAGCCAGTTAGCCCTGCTAGTCCACCAAGTGATGGTGCGGGTGGTGCGCTTGGCTGGAATGTAGCCGACAGCGCCGGTGGGCAGCTATATCCAAATATAC CGCCACCACAATTTGTCGAGACACAGTTCCGTGCGCCAAAAATCACTGGCATTGAGGATTCGGAGCACACAACAATTGTTGGCGATGCTAATTTTGCGCCACGTTATCCAACGTTCCAGTTCAATAATGCGACTGCACCACCACATCACTAA